One genomic region from Drosophila subpulchrella strain 33 F10 #4 breed RU33 chromosome 2R, RU_Dsub_v1.1 Primary Assembly, whole genome shotgun sequence encodes:
- the LOC119549019 gene encoding serine/threonine-protein kinase MARK2 isoform X21, producing the protein MEATTTTTPDLNRGDATRKSVRLYAARKGAAPAPPKLSVAPSGQNESSSSSNNNNNNNQSSDNSPETEVQPTQPHLASKDLEGATEDDSIVELRRRDAQATPLPRIAVSALPTLQPHPKPKERQKPLPRNLLSTEDDAGVSFALGSIEKHIHNVEESFKNQQQQQQQQQQSQSSMDVMKLEIKRKQSKRYGETENLLRPGISDMSSENDFQYLGGRRAGELDASNELMLTEFQRGSDGRNSIGAYSKNSAAASNGSNAVKAKLARTASDTKNNDTLMAMRATLKQKQHLQDEKQPAVWRPAGTAPTPAVRSSTPSTSSNSTSASRGGSSSSVVDGVAPSKLTATTISASKRREENLRQFEALLAQKSSHRHGNSSGASGASGAGSHAASSKRRSERPIVAPIPPFNSSRTEPVTSSTRASIDPRSSSTHSSGAGSVLPPVGHHRTSHVPSVVANRSNVYSNNAAQGSPNMQMRSSAPMRWRATEEHIGKYKLIKTIGKGNFAKVKLAKHLPTGKEVAIKIIDKTQLNPGSLQKLFREVRIMKMLDHPNIVKLFQVIETEKTLYLIMEYASGGEVFDYLVLHGRMKEKEARVKFRQIVSAVQYCHQKRIIHRDLKAENLLLDSELNIKIADFGFSNEFTPGSKLDTFCGSPPYAAPELFQGKKYDGPEVDVWSLGVILYTLVSGSLPFDGSTLRELRERVLRGKYRIPFYMSTDCENLLRKFLVLNPAKRASLETIMGDKWMNMGFEEDELKPYIEPKADLADPKRIGKTEALVAMGYNRSEIEASLSQVRYDDVFATYLLLGRKSTDPESDGSRSGSSLSLRNISGNDAGANAGSAGVQSPTHRGVHRSISASSTKPSRRASSGAETLRVGPTNAAAAVTAATGAVGAVNPSNNYNAAGSAADRASVGSNFKRQNTIDSATIKENTARLAAQSQRPASATQKMLTTADTTLNSPAKPRTVTKYDPTNGNRTVSGTSGIIPRRSTTLYEKTSSTEKTNVIPAETNSGSGAPAGKGHTKSASVSSPRPSADGCVSVSNDPLGMRARNNTALEYSGTSGASGDSSHPGRMSFFSKLSSRFSKRPNQ; encoded by the exons ATGGAGGCCACCACTACCACGACACCTGACTTAAATCGCGGCGATGCCACCAGGAAGAGTGTGCGGTTGTACGCCGCCCGCAAGGGGGCGGCACCTGCACCGCCCAAGCTCAGTGTGGCGCCCTCTGGCCAGAAtgagagcagcagcagcagcaacaacaacaataacaacaaccagaGCAGTGACAACTCACCGGAAACGGAAGTGCAGCCCACACAACCACATCTTGCCAGCAAGGATCTCGAAGGAGCCACCGAAGACGACAGCATTGTAGAGCTGCGACGACGTGATGCCCAGGCCACACCATTGCCCAGGATAGCAGTATCCGCCCTGCCCACCCTACAGCCACATCCAAAGCCCAAGGAGCGCCAGAAGCCCCTGCCACGCAACCTCTTGTCCACCGAAGACGATGCCGGCGTGTCCTTTGCCCTCGGCTCCATTGAGAAGCACATTCACAACGTGGAGGAGAGCTTCAAgaaccagcagcaacagcaacaacagcagcagcaatccCAATCCTCGATGGACGTCATGAAACTGGAGATCAAACGCAAGCAGAGCAAGCGTTACGGTGAAACGGAAAACCTACTGCGGCCGGGCATAAGTGACATGTCCTCGGAGAACGACTTTCAGTATTTGGGCGGCAGGCGGGCCGGCGAACTGGATGCCAGCAATGAGCTGATGCTAACGGAATTCCAACGCGGCAGCGATGGTCGTAACTCGATCGGAGCCTATTCCAAGAACTCGGCCGCAGCCTCAAACGGATCCAATGCTGTCAAAGCTAAATTGGCACGTACTGCCTCGGATACGAAGAATAATGATACGCTGATGGCCATGCGGGCCACTTTGAAGCAGAAACAGCATTTGCAGGACGAGAAGCAGCCGGCGGTATGGCGACCAGCCGGAACAGCACCCACTCCGGCGGTCAGGAGCTCCACCCCCTCCACTTCCTCGAACTCCACTTCGGCAAGTCgtggcggcagcagcagcagtgtGGTGGATGGAGTGGCTCCATCTAAGCTTACGGCCACCACCATTTCGGCTTCCAAGCGGCGGGAGGAGAATTTGCGACAATTTGAGGCTCTATTGGCCCAGAAGTCGTCGCATCGTCATGGTAACTCCTCGGGAGCATCTGGAGCCTCGGGAGCTGGAAGCCATGCGGCCAGTTCGAAGAGACGCTCGGAGCGGCCAATTGTGGCGCCCATTCCGCCGTTCAATTCCAGTAGAACAGAGCCAGTGACCAGTTCAACAAGAGCCAGCATTGATCCCAGGTCCTCTTCGACTCATTCATCGGGAGCAGGGTCAGTTCTTCCGCCTGTGGGTCATCATCGCACTAGCCACGTCCCCAGCGTGGTGGCCAACCGCAGCAATGTTTACAGCAACAATGCTGCACAG GGTTCGCCTAACATGCAGATGCGGAGTAGTGCTCCCATGCGATGGCGCGCCACGGAGGAGCACATTGGCAAATACAAACTCATAAAGACGATCGGCAAGGGCAACTTCGCCAAGGTGAAACTGGCGAAACACCTGCCCACTGGCAAGGAGGTGGCCATCAAGATAATTGACAAGACCCAACTCAATCCTGGGTCACTGCAGAAACTCTTCAGAGAG GTTAGAATAATGAAGATGCTGGATCACCCAAACATAGTTAAATTGTTCCAAGTTATCGAAACGGAGAAAACGCTCTATTTGATCATGGAGTATGCGTCCGGTGGCGAGGTGTTCGACTATCTCGTTCTACATGGACGCATGAAGGAGAAGGAGGCGCGTGTCAAGTTCCGACAGATCGTCTCAGCCGTGCAATACTGTCATCAAAAGAGAATAATACACAG GGACTTAAAAGCTGAAAACCTTTTGCTAGACAGCGAACTGAACATCAAGATCGCTGACTTTGGCTTTTCGAACGAGTTCACGCCCGGCTCAAAGCTGGACACGTTCTGCGGCAGTCCACCGTATGCGGCCCCGGAACTGTTTCAGGGCAAGAAGTACGATGGACCCGAGGTGGATGTGTGGTCGCTGGGCGTCATCCTGTATACGTTAGTGAGCGGTTCCCTGCCCTTCGACGGCTCCACCTTGAGAGAGTTGCGCGAACGCGTGCTCAGAGGCAAATATAG AATTCCCTTCTATATGTCGACTGACTGCGAAAACTTGCTCCGCAAATTCTTAGTACTGAATCCCGCAAAGCGTGCTAGTCTTGAAACAATCATGGGCGACAAGTGGATGAACATGGGGTTTGAGGAGGACGAACTCAAGCCCTACATTGAGCCCAAGGCCGATTTAGCCGATCCCAAGCGGATAGGTAAGACGG AAGCTCTAGTCGCGATGGGCTACAATCGGTCGGAGATCGAGGCTTCGCTCTCCCAGGTGCGCTACGATGATGTATTCGCCACGTATTTGCTGCTGGGACGCAAGAGCACGGAC CCGGAAAGTGATGGATCGCGATCGGGCTCCTCGCTCTCACTGCGCAACATCTCGGGCAACGATGCGGGCGCCAATGCCGGCAGTGCGGGTGTGCAGAGTCCCACGCACAGAGGTGTCCACAGGAGCATATCGGCGTCCAGCACGAAGCCGAGTCGCCGAGCCTCGTCCGGTGCGGAAACTTTGC GTGTTGGGCCGACAAATGCGGCAGCAGCTGTGACGGCGGCCACGGGAGCCGTTGGCGCGGTAAATCCAAGCAATAATTACAATGCTGCAGGATCAGCGGCGGATCGAGCTTCAGT TGGCAGCAACTTCAAACGTCAGAACACGATCGACTCTGCTACAATTAAGGAGAACACAGCACGACTGGCCGCTCAAAGTCAGAGACCCGCTTCGGCCACCCAAAAGATGCTCACCACGGCAGACACCA CACTGAACAGTCCCGCCAAGCCGCGAACGGTAACGAAGTACGATCCGACGAACGGCAATCGCACGGTCAGCGGCACCAGTGGCATCATTCCACGCCGCTCCACCACGCTGTACGAGAAGACTTCGTCGACGGAGAAAACCAATGTTATTCCCGCAGAGACAAA CAGCGGATCGGGAGCTCCCGCTGGAAAAGGTCATACCAAAAGCGCGTCTGTCTCGAGCCCTCGCCCCTCTGCAGACGGATGCGTCTCGGTCTCGAATGACCCGCTCGGAATGAG AGCACGGAACAACACGGCGCTGGAATACTCGGGCACCAGCGGTGCCTCCGGCGACTCCTCCCATCCGGGTCGCATGAGCTtcttctccaaactctcctcaCGTTTTAGCAAACG gCCAAACCAGTAA
- the LOC119549019 gene encoding serine/threonine-protein kinase MARK2 isoform X18, with amino-acid sequence MEATTTTTPDLNRGDATRKSVRLYAARKGAAPAPPKLSVAPSGQNESSSSSNNNNNNNQSSDNSPETEVQPTQPHLASKDLEGATEDDSIVELRRRDAQATPLPRIAVSALPTLQPHPKPKERQKPLPRNLLSTEDDAGVSFALGSIEKHIHNVEESFKNQQQQQQQQQQSQSSMDVMKLEIKRKQSKRYGETENLLRPGISDMSSENDFQYLGGRRAGELDASNELMLTEFQRGSDGRNSIGAYSKNSAAASNGSNAVKAKLARTASDTKNNDTLMAMRATLKQKQHLQDEKQPAVWRPAGTAPTPAVRSSTPSTSSNSTSASRGGSSSSVVDGVAPSKLTATTISASKRREENLRQFEALLAQKSSHRHGNSSGASGASGAGSHAASSKRRSERPIVAPIPPFNSSRTEPVTSSTRASIDPRSSSTHSSGAGSVLPPVGHHRTSHVPSVVANRSNVYSNNAAQGSPNMQMRSSAPMRWRATEEHIGKYKLIKTIGKGNFAKVKLAKHLPTGKEVAIKIIDKTQLNPGSLQKLFREVRIMKMLDHPNIVKLFQVIETEKTLYLIMEYASGGEVFDYLVLHGRMKEKEARVKFRQIVSAVQYCHQKRIIHRDLKAENLLLDSELNIKIADFGFSNEFTPGSKLDTFCGSPPYAAPELFQGKKYDGPEVDVWSLGVILYTLVSGSLPFDGSTLRELRERVLRGKYRIPFYMSTDCENLLRKFLVLNPAKRASLETIMGDKWMNMGFEEDELKPYIEPKADLADPKRIGKTEALVAMGYNRSEIEASLSQVRYDDVFATYLLLGRKSTDPESDGSRSGSSLSLRNISGNDAGANAGSAGVQSPTHRGVHRSISASSTKPSRRASSGAETLRVGPTNAAAAVTAATGAVGAVNPSNNYNAAGSAADRASVGSNFKRQNTIDSATIKENTARLAAQSQRPASATQKMLTTADTTLNSPAKPRTVTKYDPTNGNRTVSGTSGIIPRRSTTLYEKTSSTEKTNVIPAETNSGSGAPAGKGHTKSASVSSPRPSADGCVSVSNDPLGMSLFDRLRMASAVKSSRHFPRNVPSRSTFHSGQTRARNNTALEYSGTSGASGDSSHPGRMSFFSKLSSRFSKRPNQ; translated from the exons ATGGAGGCCACCACTACCACGACACCTGACTTAAATCGCGGCGATGCCACCAGGAAGAGTGTGCGGTTGTACGCCGCCCGCAAGGGGGCGGCACCTGCACCGCCCAAGCTCAGTGTGGCGCCCTCTGGCCAGAAtgagagcagcagcagcagcaacaacaacaataacaacaaccagaGCAGTGACAACTCACCGGAAACGGAAGTGCAGCCCACACAACCACATCTTGCCAGCAAGGATCTCGAAGGAGCCACCGAAGACGACAGCATTGTAGAGCTGCGACGACGTGATGCCCAGGCCACACCATTGCCCAGGATAGCAGTATCCGCCCTGCCCACCCTACAGCCACATCCAAAGCCCAAGGAGCGCCAGAAGCCCCTGCCACGCAACCTCTTGTCCACCGAAGACGATGCCGGCGTGTCCTTTGCCCTCGGCTCCATTGAGAAGCACATTCACAACGTGGAGGAGAGCTTCAAgaaccagcagcaacagcaacaacagcagcagcaatccCAATCCTCGATGGACGTCATGAAACTGGAGATCAAACGCAAGCAGAGCAAGCGTTACGGTGAAACGGAAAACCTACTGCGGCCGGGCATAAGTGACATGTCCTCGGAGAACGACTTTCAGTATTTGGGCGGCAGGCGGGCCGGCGAACTGGATGCCAGCAATGAGCTGATGCTAACGGAATTCCAACGCGGCAGCGATGGTCGTAACTCGATCGGAGCCTATTCCAAGAACTCGGCCGCAGCCTCAAACGGATCCAATGCTGTCAAAGCTAAATTGGCACGTACTGCCTCGGATACGAAGAATAATGATACGCTGATGGCCATGCGGGCCACTTTGAAGCAGAAACAGCATTTGCAGGACGAGAAGCAGCCGGCGGTATGGCGACCAGCCGGAACAGCACCCACTCCGGCGGTCAGGAGCTCCACCCCCTCCACTTCCTCGAACTCCACTTCGGCAAGTCgtggcggcagcagcagcagtgtGGTGGATGGAGTGGCTCCATCTAAGCTTACGGCCACCACCATTTCGGCTTCCAAGCGGCGGGAGGAGAATTTGCGACAATTTGAGGCTCTATTGGCCCAGAAGTCGTCGCATCGTCATGGTAACTCCTCGGGAGCATCTGGAGCCTCGGGAGCTGGAAGCCATGCGGCCAGTTCGAAGAGACGCTCGGAGCGGCCAATTGTGGCGCCCATTCCGCCGTTCAATTCCAGTAGAACAGAGCCAGTGACCAGTTCAACAAGAGCCAGCATTGATCCCAGGTCCTCTTCGACTCATTCATCGGGAGCAGGGTCAGTTCTTCCGCCTGTGGGTCATCATCGCACTAGCCACGTCCCCAGCGTGGTGGCCAACCGCAGCAATGTTTACAGCAACAATGCTGCACAG GGTTCGCCTAACATGCAGATGCGGAGTAGTGCTCCCATGCGATGGCGCGCCACGGAGGAGCACATTGGCAAATACAAACTCATAAAGACGATCGGCAAGGGCAACTTCGCCAAGGTGAAACTGGCGAAACACCTGCCCACTGGCAAGGAGGTGGCCATCAAGATAATTGACAAGACCCAACTCAATCCTGGGTCACTGCAGAAACTCTTCAGAGAG GTTAGAATAATGAAGATGCTGGATCACCCAAACATAGTTAAATTGTTCCAAGTTATCGAAACGGAGAAAACGCTCTATTTGATCATGGAGTATGCGTCCGGTGGCGAGGTGTTCGACTATCTCGTTCTACATGGACGCATGAAGGAGAAGGAGGCGCGTGTCAAGTTCCGACAGATCGTCTCAGCCGTGCAATACTGTCATCAAAAGAGAATAATACACAG GGACTTAAAAGCTGAAAACCTTTTGCTAGACAGCGAACTGAACATCAAGATCGCTGACTTTGGCTTTTCGAACGAGTTCACGCCCGGCTCAAAGCTGGACACGTTCTGCGGCAGTCCACCGTATGCGGCCCCGGAACTGTTTCAGGGCAAGAAGTACGATGGACCCGAGGTGGATGTGTGGTCGCTGGGCGTCATCCTGTATACGTTAGTGAGCGGTTCCCTGCCCTTCGACGGCTCCACCTTGAGAGAGTTGCGCGAACGCGTGCTCAGAGGCAAATATAG AATTCCCTTCTATATGTCGACTGACTGCGAAAACTTGCTCCGCAAATTCTTAGTACTGAATCCCGCAAAGCGTGCTAGTCTTGAAACAATCATGGGCGACAAGTGGATGAACATGGGGTTTGAGGAGGACGAACTCAAGCCCTACATTGAGCCCAAGGCCGATTTAGCCGATCCCAAGCGGATAGGTAAGACGG AAGCTCTAGTCGCGATGGGCTACAATCGGTCGGAGATCGAGGCTTCGCTCTCCCAGGTGCGCTACGATGATGTATTCGCCACGTATTTGCTGCTGGGACGCAAGAGCACGGAC CCGGAAAGTGATGGATCGCGATCGGGCTCCTCGCTCTCACTGCGCAACATCTCGGGCAACGATGCGGGCGCCAATGCCGGCAGTGCGGGTGTGCAGAGTCCCACGCACAGAGGTGTCCACAGGAGCATATCGGCGTCCAGCACGAAGCCGAGTCGCCGAGCCTCGTCCGGTGCGGAAACTTTGC GTGTTGGGCCGACAAATGCGGCAGCAGCTGTGACGGCGGCCACGGGAGCCGTTGGCGCGGTAAATCCAAGCAATAATTACAATGCTGCAGGATCAGCGGCGGATCGAGCTTCAGT TGGCAGCAACTTCAAACGTCAGAACACGATCGACTCTGCTACAATTAAGGAGAACACAGCACGACTGGCCGCTCAAAGTCAGAGACCCGCTTCGGCCACCCAAAAGATGCTCACCACGGCAGACACCA CACTGAACAGTCCCGCCAAGCCGCGAACGGTAACGAAGTACGATCCGACGAACGGCAATCGCACGGTCAGCGGCACCAGTGGCATCATTCCACGCCGCTCCACCACGCTGTACGAGAAGACTTCGTCGACGGAGAAAACCAATGTTATTCCCGCAGAGACAAA CAGCGGATCGGGAGCTCCCGCTGGAAAAGGTCATACCAAAAGCGCGTCTGTCTCGAGCCCTCGCCCCTCTGCAGACGGATGCGTCTCGGTCTCGAATGACCCGCTCGGAATGAG TCTGTTCGATCGACTTAGAATGGCATCGGCTGTTAAATCAAGCAGACACTTTCCAAGGAATGTTCCATCACGTTCAACCTTTCACTCTG GTCAAACCAGAGCACGGAACAACACGGCGCTGGAATACTCGGGCACCAGCGGTGCCTCCGGCGACTCCTCCCATCCGGGTCGCATGAGCTtcttctccaaactctcctcaCGTTTTAGCAAACG gCCAAACCAGTAA
- the LOC119549019 gene encoding MAP/microtubule affinity-regulating kinase 3 isoform X22, with product MEATTTTTPDLNRGDATRKSVRLYAARKGAAPAPPKLSVAPSGQNESSSSSNNNNNNNQSSDNSPETEVQPTQPHLASKDLEGATEDDSIVELRRRDAQATPLPRIAVSALPTLQPHPKPKERQKPLPRNLLSTEDDAGVSFALGSIEKHIHNVEESFKNQQQQQQQQQQSQSSMDVMKLEIKRKQSKRYGETENLLRPGISDMSSENDFQYLGGRRAGELDASNELMLTEFQRGSDGRNSIGAYSKNSAAASNGSNAVKAKLARTASDTKNNDTLMAMRATLKQKQHLQDEKQPAVWRPAGTAPTPAVRSSTPSTSSNSTSASRGGSSSSVVDGVAPSKLTATTISASKRREENLRQFEALLAQKSSHRHGNSSGASGASGAGSHAASSKRRSERPIVAPIPPFNSSRTEPVTSSTRASIDPRSSSTHSSGAGSVLPPVGHHRTSHVPSVVANRSNVYSNNAAQGSPNMQMRSSAPMRWRATEEHIGKYKLIKTIGKGNFAKVKLAKHLPTGKEVAIKIIDKTQLNPGSLQKLFREVRIMKMLDHPNIVKLFQVIETEKTLYLIMEYASGGEVFDYLVLHGRMKEKEARVKFRQIVSAVQYCHQKRIIHRDLKAENLLLDSELNIKIADFGFSNEFTPGSKLDTFCGSPPYAAPELFQGKKYDGPEVDVWSLGVILYTLVSGSLPFDGSTLRELRERVLRGKYRIPFYMSTDCENLLRKFLVLNPAKRASLETIMGDKWMNMGFEEDELKPYIEPKADLADPKRIGKTEALVAMGYNRSEIEASLSQVRYDDVFATYLLLGRKSTDPESDGSRSGSSLSLRNISGNDAGANAGSAGVQSPTHRGVHRSISASSTKPSRRASSGAETLRVGPTNAAAAVTAATGAVGAVNPSNNYNAAGSAADRASVGSNFKRQNTIDSATIKENTARLAAQSQRPASATQKMLTTADTTLNSPAKPRTVTKYDPTNGNRTVSGTSGIIPRRSTTLYEKTSSTEKTNVIPAETKARNNTALEYSGTSGASGDSSHPGRMSFFSKLSSRFSKRPNQ from the exons ATGGAGGCCACCACTACCACGACACCTGACTTAAATCGCGGCGATGCCACCAGGAAGAGTGTGCGGTTGTACGCCGCCCGCAAGGGGGCGGCACCTGCACCGCCCAAGCTCAGTGTGGCGCCCTCTGGCCAGAAtgagagcagcagcagcagcaacaacaacaataacaacaaccagaGCAGTGACAACTCACCGGAAACGGAAGTGCAGCCCACACAACCACATCTTGCCAGCAAGGATCTCGAAGGAGCCACCGAAGACGACAGCATTGTAGAGCTGCGACGACGTGATGCCCAGGCCACACCATTGCCCAGGATAGCAGTATCCGCCCTGCCCACCCTACAGCCACATCCAAAGCCCAAGGAGCGCCAGAAGCCCCTGCCACGCAACCTCTTGTCCACCGAAGACGATGCCGGCGTGTCCTTTGCCCTCGGCTCCATTGAGAAGCACATTCACAACGTGGAGGAGAGCTTCAAgaaccagcagcaacagcaacaacagcagcagcaatccCAATCCTCGATGGACGTCATGAAACTGGAGATCAAACGCAAGCAGAGCAAGCGTTACGGTGAAACGGAAAACCTACTGCGGCCGGGCATAAGTGACATGTCCTCGGAGAACGACTTTCAGTATTTGGGCGGCAGGCGGGCCGGCGAACTGGATGCCAGCAATGAGCTGATGCTAACGGAATTCCAACGCGGCAGCGATGGTCGTAACTCGATCGGAGCCTATTCCAAGAACTCGGCCGCAGCCTCAAACGGATCCAATGCTGTCAAAGCTAAATTGGCACGTACTGCCTCGGATACGAAGAATAATGATACGCTGATGGCCATGCGGGCCACTTTGAAGCAGAAACAGCATTTGCAGGACGAGAAGCAGCCGGCGGTATGGCGACCAGCCGGAACAGCACCCACTCCGGCGGTCAGGAGCTCCACCCCCTCCACTTCCTCGAACTCCACTTCGGCAAGTCgtggcggcagcagcagcagtgtGGTGGATGGAGTGGCTCCATCTAAGCTTACGGCCACCACCATTTCGGCTTCCAAGCGGCGGGAGGAGAATTTGCGACAATTTGAGGCTCTATTGGCCCAGAAGTCGTCGCATCGTCATGGTAACTCCTCGGGAGCATCTGGAGCCTCGGGAGCTGGAAGCCATGCGGCCAGTTCGAAGAGACGCTCGGAGCGGCCAATTGTGGCGCCCATTCCGCCGTTCAATTCCAGTAGAACAGAGCCAGTGACCAGTTCAACAAGAGCCAGCATTGATCCCAGGTCCTCTTCGACTCATTCATCGGGAGCAGGGTCAGTTCTTCCGCCTGTGGGTCATCATCGCACTAGCCACGTCCCCAGCGTGGTGGCCAACCGCAGCAATGTTTACAGCAACAATGCTGCACAG GGTTCGCCTAACATGCAGATGCGGAGTAGTGCTCCCATGCGATGGCGCGCCACGGAGGAGCACATTGGCAAATACAAACTCATAAAGACGATCGGCAAGGGCAACTTCGCCAAGGTGAAACTGGCGAAACACCTGCCCACTGGCAAGGAGGTGGCCATCAAGATAATTGACAAGACCCAACTCAATCCTGGGTCACTGCAGAAACTCTTCAGAGAG GTTAGAATAATGAAGATGCTGGATCACCCAAACATAGTTAAATTGTTCCAAGTTATCGAAACGGAGAAAACGCTCTATTTGATCATGGAGTATGCGTCCGGTGGCGAGGTGTTCGACTATCTCGTTCTACATGGACGCATGAAGGAGAAGGAGGCGCGTGTCAAGTTCCGACAGATCGTCTCAGCCGTGCAATACTGTCATCAAAAGAGAATAATACACAG GGACTTAAAAGCTGAAAACCTTTTGCTAGACAGCGAACTGAACATCAAGATCGCTGACTTTGGCTTTTCGAACGAGTTCACGCCCGGCTCAAAGCTGGACACGTTCTGCGGCAGTCCACCGTATGCGGCCCCGGAACTGTTTCAGGGCAAGAAGTACGATGGACCCGAGGTGGATGTGTGGTCGCTGGGCGTCATCCTGTATACGTTAGTGAGCGGTTCCCTGCCCTTCGACGGCTCCACCTTGAGAGAGTTGCGCGAACGCGTGCTCAGAGGCAAATATAG AATTCCCTTCTATATGTCGACTGACTGCGAAAACTTGCTCCGCAAATTCTTAGTACTGAATCCCGCAAAGCGTGCTAGTCTTGAAACAATCATGGGCGACAAGTGGATGAACATGGGGTTTGAGGAGGACGAACTCAAGCCCTACATTGAGCCCAAGGCCGATTTAGCCGATCCCAAGCGGATAGGTAAGACGG AAGCTCTAGTCGCGATGGGCTACAATCGGTCGGAGATCGAGGCTTCGCTCTCCCAGGTGCGCTACGATGATGTATTCGCCACGTATTTGCTGCTGGGACGCAAGAGCACGGAC CCGGAAAGTGATGGATCGCGATCGGGCTCCTCGCTCTCACTGCGCAACATCTCGGGCAACGATGCGGGCGCCAATGCCGGCAGTGCGGGTGTGCAGAGTCCCACGCACAGAGGTGTCCACAGGAGCATATCGGCGTCCAGCACGAAGCCGAGTCGCCGAGCCTCGTCCGGTGCGGAAACTTTGC GTGTTGGGCCGACAAATGCGGCAGCAGCTGTGACGGCGGCCACGGGAGCCGTTGGCGCGGTAAATCCAAGCAATAATTACAATGCTGCAGGATCAGCGGCGGATCGAGCTTCAGT TGGCAGCAACTTCAAACGTCAGAACACGATCGACTCTGCTACAATTAAGGAGAACACAGCACGACTGGCCGCTCAAAGTCAGAGACCCGCTTCGGCCACCCAAAAGATGCTCACCACGGCAGACACCA CACTGAACAGTCCCGCCAAGCCGCGAACGGTAACGAAGTACGATCCGACGAACGGCAATCGCACGGTCAGCGGCACCAGTGGCATCATTCCACGCCGCTCCACCACGCTGTACGAGAAGACTTCGTCGACGGAGAAAACCAATGTTATTCCCGCAGAGACAAA AGCACGGAACAACACGGCGCTGGAATACTCGGGCACCAGCGGTGCCTCCGGCGACTCCTCCCATCCGGGTCGCATGAGCTtcttctccaaactctcctcaCGTTTTAGCAAACG gCCAAACCAGTAA